In the Roseimicrobium gellanilyticum genome, one interval contains:
- a CDS encoding L,D-transpeptidase, with protein MQQFTQPRLEVSIGTQLLSLWDGRRLVKQWPCSTSKFGIGFTPGSNQTPLGAFRVAEKHGDGLPERTIFKSRKPVGEWQPGGPTDGDLILSRILWLEGCEERNANTFDRYIYIHGTNDEGSIGRIASHGCVRLKNADVAALYDLVDVGTPVWIGE; from the coding sequence ATGCAGCAGTTCACGCAGCCTCGTCTGGAAGTCTCCATCGGGACCCAGCTCCTCAGCCTCTGGGATGGACGCCGCCTGGTGAAGCAGTGGCCGTGCAGCACCTCGAAGTTCGGTATCGGCTTCACTCCAGGGTCGAACCAGACACCTTTGGGCGCCTTCCGCGTGGCGGAAAAGCACGGGGATGGCCTGCCTGAGAGAACCATTTTCAAATCCCGCAAGCCCGTCGGCGAGTGGCAGCCAGGTGGCCCGACAGATGGAGACCTCATCCTTTCCCGCATCCTCTGGCTGGAAGGCTGTGAGGAACGGAATGCGAACACCTTCGACCGGTACATCTACATCCACGGTACGAATGACGAGGGCAGCATCGGCCGGATCGCGAGCCATGGTTGCGTGCGCCTCAAGAATGCGGATGTGGCCGCCCTGTACGACCTGGTGGATGTGGGAACGCCTGTTTGGATCGGGGAATGA
- a CDS encoding aspartate-semialdehyde dehydrogenase, which produces MSHLKHVAIAGATGAVGVEMLRCLEQRNFPVGQLTLLASARSAGKTVKFKGTDVTIKELKADSFEGVDIALFSAGGGISKEFIPHAVKAGAVVVDNSSAYRMDDSVPLVVPEINAEDVKKHKGIIANPNCTTAITLMALWPLHQAFGVKRLFASSYQAVSGTGAQAIEELERQTREWAKAERKWDDVRLPADQVKVYPHQIAFNALPHVDSFLDSGYTKEEMKMENEGRKIMHHPTLRASVTCVRVPVFRAHSVAVSAEFEKPVTVEAAYEVLRTAKGLDLVDDPTLKKYPLALDVAGKDNCAVGRLRLDCALDNGLAFWVAGDQLLKGAALNAVQIAECLV; this is translated from the coding sequence ATGAGCCATCTCAAGCACGTCGCCATTGCCGGTGCCACCGGCGCCGTCGGCGTGGAAATGCTGCGCTGCCTCGAGCAGCGGAACTTTCCCGTCGGTCAACTGACCCTTCTCGCTTCCGCCCGCAGCGCGGGGAAGACCGTGAAGTTCAAAGGCACCGACGTGACCATCAAAGAGCTCAAGGCGGACTCCTTTGAAGGTGTGGACATTGCGCTCTTCAGCGCCGGCGGCGGCATCAGCAAGGAATTCATCCCGCACGCGGTGAAGGCCGGTGCCGTGGTGGTGGACAACTCCTCCGCCTACCGCATGGATGACTCCGTGCCGCTCGTGGTGCCGGAGATCAACGCGGAAGACGTGAAGAAGCACAAGGGCATCATCGCGAACCCGAACTGCACGACTGCCATCACCCTCATGGCGCTGTGGCCGCTGCACCAGGCCTTCGGCGTGAAGCGCCTCTTTGCCTCCAGCTATCAGGCCGTATCCGGTACCGGTGCACAAGCCATCGAAGAACTCGAGCGCCAGACCCGCGAGTGGGCCAAGGCCGAGCGCAAGTGGGACGATGTACGCCTGCCCGCCGATCAGGTGAAGGTGTACCCCCACCAGATCGCTTTCAACGCCCTGCCCCATGTGGATTCCTTCCTCGACTCCGGCTACACGAAGGAAGAGATGAAGATGGAAAACGAAGGCCGCAAGATCATGCACCACCCGACCCTCCGGGCCAGCGTGACCTGCGTGCGCGTGCCCGTCTTCCGTGCCCACAGCGTGGCCGTGAGCGCCGAGTTCGAAAAGCCCGTGACCGTGGAAGCGGCTTATGAAGTGCTGCGCACCGCCAAGGGCCTGGACCTCGTGGACGATCCCACCCTGAAGAAGTACCCGCTCGCCCTCGACGTGGCCGGCAAGGACAACTGCGCCGTGGGCCGCCTCCGCCTGGACTGCGCCCTCGACAACGGCCTGGCCTTCTGGGTCGCCGGCGACCAGCTCCTCAAGGGCGCGGCACTCAATGCGGTGCAGATCGCGGAGTGCCTCGTGTAA
- a CDS encoding polyprenyl synthetase family protein has protein sequence MPELDLKTYLSQRVTFVDAALERFLPAADTRPASLHAAMRHSVFAGGKRLRPILCLAAAEACGGTRERALFAAGAVECLHTYSLIHDDLPCMDDDDMRRGVPTCHKVYGEAVALLAGDALQALAFELVARTPVTHRHSPADMVTLLARTAGSLHLVGGQVADLEGEGKKLPLEDLRYIHESKTAALLTASVKLGGMSADATPEQMQALHDFGMATGLAFQIIDDILDVTQTSEKLGKSAGKDVATEKSTYPALMGLDASRAEAHRLTDAAHAALEVFGPNGVWLRALADYLLQRDY, from the coding sequence ATGCCCGAGCTCGACCTCAAGACCTACCTCTCCCAGCGTGTCACCTTCGTAGACGCCGCTCTGGAGCGCTTCCTGCCTGCTGCGGACACCCGTCCAGCGAGTCTCCATGCGGCCATGCGGCACAGTGTCTTCGCTGGTGGCAAGCGACTGCGTCCGATTCTTTGTCTCGCGGCTGCGGAGGCCTGTGGTGGCACTCGTGAGCGCGCGCTCTTCGCCGCGGGCGCGGTGGAGTGCCTGCACACGTACTCGCTCATCCACGATGACCTGCCCTGCATGGATGATGATGATATGCGTCGCGGCGTGCCCACCTGCCACAAGGTGTACGGCGAAGCCGTGGCCCTGCTCGCGGGCGACGCCCTCCAGGCGCTCGCCTTCGAACTGGTGGCACGCACGCCAGTGACGCACCGGCATTCTCCGGCAGACATGGTAACACTCCTCGCCCGTACCGCAGGCAGCCTGCATCTCGTGGGCGGCCAGGTGGCGGATCTTGAGGGCGAAGGCAAGAAGCTCCCGCTGGAAGACCTCCGCTACATCCATGAAAGCAAGACGGCCGCCCTGCTCACCGCCAGCGTGAAGCTCGGTGGCATGAGCGCGGATGCGACCCCGGAGCAAATGCAGGCGCTGCATGACTTCGGCATGGCCACGGGTCTCGCCTTCCAGATCATCGATGACATCCTCGATGTCACCCAGACCAGCGAGAAGCTCGGCAAGAGCGCAGGCAAGGACGTGGCCACGGAGAAGAGCACCTATCCCGCCTTGATGGGGCTCGATGCCTCGCGTGCGGAAGCGCATCGACTCACCGACGCGGCGCATGCAGCACTGGAAGTCTTCGGCCCAAATGGCGTGTGGCTGCGCGCCCTGGCGGACTACCTGCTGCAACGCGACTATTGA